Genomic DNA from Peribacillus simplex:
ACTTCGATCACCTGATTATTTTCGGCTAATTTCTTTTTCATTTGATTAATCGCTTCTTCAACTTGACCGGTCATGTCCATCAGCTCCCGATTGGATATAGTCATTCAAAGATATACTGGAAATAGCAGCAAAATGTTTAGCCTTCAAGTATACAGTATACGCTTATTTTTCGAAAAAAGACCTAGCTGCGAGAATGTTGTATAATATATGTTGCTCTTTATTTTATTTAGGAGGTTGCTGATTTGATTCAAGCAAACCCGTTTATATATGCAACGGATAACAAACGATATCATACATGGAATTACCACCTGAGGGAACATTTTGGACATAAGGTCTTTAAAGTTGCCCTGGATGGCGGTTTTGACTGTCCGAACCGTGATGGTACCGTCGCACATGGCGGCTGTACCTTCTGCAGTGCCTCAGGCTCTGGTGACTTTGCGGGCAACAGGGTTGAACCCCTCGACATCCAGTTTAAGCAGATCAGCGAACGGATGCATCATAAATGGAAAGATGGAAAATATATGGCCTATTTCCAAGCGTTCACGAATACGCATGCACCCGTGGCAGAGCTTCGCGAGAAATATGAAAGTGTATTGACCCAGGAGGGTGTCGTCGGACTCTCGATCGCGACACGCCCGGATTGCCTTCCAGATGATGTAGTCGAGTATTTAGCGGAATTGAACGAACGCACCTACCTTTGGGTGGAGCTTGGTCTCCAGACCGTTCATGAAAAGACCGCAACGATGATCAACCGTGCCCACGACTTCGATTGCTACAAAGAAGGCGTCGATAAACTGCGCAAACACGGCATCCGCGTATGCTCCCATATCATCAATGGCCTCCCTCAGGAAGATTACGGCATGATGATGGAAACAGCCCGTGAAGTCGCCAAACTCGATGTGCAGGGGATAAAGATCCATTTACTTCATTTATTAAAAGGGACACCGATGGTCAAACAATACGAAAAAGGCCTGCTCGAGTTTCTTGACCGTGACGATTATGTCAGCCTGGTATGTGACCAGCTCGAAATAATCCCTCCAGAAATGATCGTCCACCGCATTACGGGTGACGGTCCGATCGATTTGATGATCGGCCCAATGTGGAGCGTCAATAAATGGGATGTCTTGAATGCCATTGACGCCGAATTGAAACGCCGCAACAGCTGGCAGGGAAAAAATCATCACACGGAGGTACAATCATGAAGCTTGATCGAATTTTGCCTTTCGCCAGGATTCTGCTGGAAAAAGCGGTCCGCCCCGGGGATATAACCATAGATGGCACGATGGGCAACGGTTTTGATACGGCCTTTCTTGCAGGGCTTACAGGTGTAAACGGACATGTCTATAGTTTTGATATTCAGAAAGAAGCGCTCCATACCACAGCGGCGAAACTGGAAGCAGAAAATTTACAAGAGCGCTGCACTCTCATTCACGATGGGCATGAACATTTAAGCAAGTACATCAAGAATGAACATTCAGGAAAGGTCACGGGTGCCATTTTCAACCTAGGCTACCTTCCTGGCGGGAACAAATCAATCATCACCCAAGCAGATACGACGATATCAGCCATTGAACAGCTGTTCGAACTGCTTGCGCCTGAAGGCATCATCATCCTCGTCATTTACCATGGTCATCCAGGGGGATCGGAAGAACGGGATGCATTGATGGATTATGTTGAGAACTTCCCTCAACAGAAAGCCCATATCCTGAAATACGGGTTCATCAACCAAGCAAACAATCCGCCATTCATTGTCGCGATTGAAAAGAGATGAGACTTTTGACACCGTTCGATACGAACGGTGTTTTTTTAAAACAACTTGCATGCAGCAGAATTACCAATCATAACTTTTTGAATTTTTAGTCTATAATGATTATAATGATAAAAATTAGATAAGAGGGTGCAGAAAATGGAACATTTGCCTACTTCATTACTGACGGATATATTGACTGAAAACATCAAAAGGGATTCAAGTGAGCAATACGGGGATTTTGTCAGCTCGCTTAACTCGTTGACAGAAAAACAAAGAACCATGGAGGACCTCAAACAATTCGATCATCAGTTTGATAAATTCCTGCCACAGCTTGATTTAATGATTTCCACCCAAAACCATGAAGCGATCATGAATATGAAAGCGACGCTTTTGGACCTATTCGCCAATGACTTGACCTTCAAATCCATTTATCTTCTATCGACCGCATTATCCAATAAAAAAGAACTTACACATTTAAACCAATTTATGTATCCGGTTACTTTCTGGGCACCGGTCATCAAATCGAACGAAATGCTTAAAAACGCAGGCTGATCCAAATAAAAAAGCTGCCGAGATCTATCTTCGGCAGCTTTTTCATTTATCGTGACAGTATGTACTGATCAAACGACATACCCTAATATCTTTAAACGGTTTTCAACAAAACTCAGCGCATATTGAAATACATCATCACGCTCTGGTTCATTGAAGATTTCATGATATAGCTTCGGCCATTCCTTATATTGCTTTTCACTGGCCAAGTTATAATTAAACCACTCACGAACCGCCTTCTTATTCACGATTCGGTCATCTCCGCCCTGCATGACCAAAAGCGGCACATCCTGAAATTCAGGAATCTCTTCAAAAGCATCCTTCATGGCCTGTGCCAGCTCGCGATACCATCGAATCGAAACCTTCGTGATATATAATGTATCGTTTCTATCGGATTCACGAATTTCCGCACTTCTCGTCGCCATTTCAGGTGTCAATCCGGAATCTACCCTGAACTGAGGCATCACGATGTTCAAACCATGAGAGATGGTTGTAAGGAACTTCGGCGGCTTCGTCACGAGGCCCAAGCAAGGAGAAGAAAGTATCACCCCTGCAATGTCCCATTCCTCTTCCTGAAGAAGGCGGATCGAAATCAAACCACCCATGCTGTGTCCAAGTAAAAAGACCGGCAACGAATATTCGTAAGCCTCTTCTATCCAGCTTTTCACCTCGTCCAAATACTCATCAAAGGAATCGATATGTCCCCGGTAGGCGCGAGTTGTCATACCCTGCCCAGGAAGGTCGCCCATGACGACATGGTATCCAGCTGAAAGCCACATTTGTGTTACCCACTTATAACGTCCGTGATGTTCCATTGCCCCATGAATGATGACAATGACGCCTTTTGCGTCTCCTTCTGTCTCCCATTTCCACATACGAAATCCCCCTTTCGCTTTTCACTTGTTGTGTACGATCCATGATAGTCAAAATAATATATATAAATTATAACCATATTCGCGATTTTCGACAAAAAAGAAATCTAACAAGTTGTACATTGCTATTATAAATAGCCAAGTGTATTTGCATACGGTATATTAAAATAATACATAAAAACATTCACTTCGGAAAGGAAATGATTGAAAATGATTATTTATCCGTATAAAGGCAAAGAACCTGAAATCGCTGAAAGCGCTTATATTGCTGAAAATGCTGTCGTGACAGGTGATGTCAAAATCGGCGACGAAACATCAATTTGGTTCAATTCCGTCATTCGCGGGGATGTATCCCCAACCATTATCGGGAAAAAAGTCAGTATACAGGATAACAGCGTCCTGCACCAAAGCCCAAATAATCCATTGATCATCGAGGATGAAGTAACCATTGGCCATCAGGTCATTTTACATAGCTGTAAAATCCGCAAAGGAGCTTTGATCGGCATGGGATCGATCGTACTTGATGAAGCCGAAATCGGCGAAGGGGCCTTCATCGGTGCCGGCAGTCTCGTTCCCCAAGGCAAAGTCATTCCACCGAACATGCTGGCATTCGGACGTCCAGCTAAAGTCATTCGCGAAATCAATGAAGAAGACCGCCAGGATATGGAACGCATCGTACGTGAATACGCCGAAAAAGGCCAATACTATAAAACGGCGGAACGAATAAAGTAACTCACGATCAATTGACTGAAAGTTACGAGTATTGTACTGAAACTCACGAGTATACGGCTCTAAATCACAAGTAAATGCTACAAACTCACGAGTAAACGCTACAAACACGCGAGTAAACGTTCCAAACTCACGAGTAAATGCTACAAACTCACGAGTAAATGCTACAAACTTACGAGTAAATGCTACAATCTCACGAGTAAACCGCTCTAACTCACGAGTAAATGCTACAATCTCACGAGTAAATGCTACAATCTCACGAGTAAATGCTACAATCTCACGAGTAAACCGCTCTAACTCACGAGTAAATGCTACAATCTCACGAGTAAACCGCTCTAACTCACGAGTAACTGCTCTAACTCACAAGTAAATGCTACAATCTCACGAGTAAACCGCTCTAATTCACGAGTAAATGCTACAATCTCACGAGTAAACCGCTCTAACTCACGAGTATACTGCTCTAACTCACGAGTCAATGCTACAAACACACGGGTAAATGCTACAATCTCACGAGTAAACCGCTCTAACACACGAGTATACTGCTCTAACTCACGAGTTAATGCTACAAACTCACGAGTAACTGCTCTAACTCACGAGTAAATGCTACAATCTCACGAGTAAACCGCTCTAACTCACGAGTAAATGCTACAATCTCACGAGTAACTGCTACAATCTCACGAGTAAACCGCTCTAACTCACGAGTATACTGCTCTAACTCACGAGTATACTGCTCTAACTCACGAGTATACTGCTCTAACTCACGAGTATACTGCTCTAACTCACGAGTATACTGCTCTAACTCACGAGTATACTGCTCTAACTCACGAGTAAACCGCTCTAACTCACGAGTATACTGCTCTAATTCACGAGTAAATGCTACAATCTCACGAGTAAACCGCTCTAACTCACGAGTAAATGCTCTTACTCACAAGTAAATGCTACAATCTCACGAGTAAACTGCTCTAATTCACGAGTCAATGCTACAAACTCACGGGTAAATGCTACAATCTCACGAGTAAACCGCTCTAACACACGAGTATACTGCTCTAACTCACGAGTTAATGCTACAAACTCACGAGTAACTGCTCTAACTCACGAGTAAATGCTACAATCTCACGAGTAAACCGCTCTAACTCACGAGTAAATGCTACAATCTCACGAGTAAACCGCTCTAATTCACGAGTAAATGCTCTAACTCACGAGTAAATGCTACAATCTCACGAGTAAACCGCTCTAACACACGAGTATACTGCTCTAACTCACGAGTCAATGCTACAAACTCACGAGTAACTGCTCTAACTCACGAGTAAATGCTACAAACACGCGAGTAAACGTTCCAAACTCACGAGTCAATGCTACAAACTCACGAGTAGTTGAACCAAACAAACTTGTAAACGCCCCTGACTCACGCGTATTGCACGTAAGTTGAATTTCTTTGATTTCTTGAATTATTCCCGCTGACGGCAAAATTAATCCATAAAAAAGGTGCCCCGCTAATTGCGGGACACCTTTATTTATATGGATTACGCTTGTGCTTTTAATGTTTCTGCTTTGTCCGTGCGTTCCCATGGAAGATCGACATCTGTACGGCCAAAGTGTCCGTAGGCAGCTGTTTGTTTGTAGATTGGGCGACGAAGGTCAAGCATTTTGATGATACCAGCTGGACGAAGGTCGAAGTTAGCGCGAACTAGGTCAACAAGGACTTCTTCGCTAACTGTACCAGTTCCGAACGTATCAATTGAGATGGATACTGGCTCTGCCACACCAATTGCGTATGCCAATTGAACTTCCGCTTTGTCGGCAAGGCCGGCTGCCACGATGTTTTTCGCAACGTAACGAGCAGCGTATGCAGCAGAACGGTCAACTTTAGTAGCATCCTTACCAGAGAATGCACCGCCGCCGTGACGAGCGTATCCGCCGTAAGTATCAACGATAATTTTACGTCCAGTAAGACCAGCATCCCCTTGAGGTCCGCCAATTACGAAACGGCCAGTCGGGTTGATGAAGTATTTAGTATCGGCATCAATCAATTCAGCTGGAACGACTGCTTTGATCACATGTTCTTTTAGATCGGCTTGAATTTGTTCAAGCGTAATTTCTGCATCATGCTGTGTAGAGATAACGATCGTATCTACACGTACAGGAACGTTATTTTCATCATATTCCACAGTTACCTGTGTTTTACCATCAGGGCGTAAGTAAGCAAGAGTTTCATCTTTACGAACTTGAGCCAAGCGGAATGAAAGTTTATGCGCCAATGAAATCGGAAGCGGCATAAGCTCTTCTGTTTCATTACAAGCAAATCCGAACATAAGACCTTGGTCCCCTGCACCGATTGCATCGATTTCTTCCTCTGACATGTTTCCTTCACGAGCTTCCAATGCTTTATCAACACCAGCTGCGATATCGGCAGACTGCTCATCAATGGAACTTAACACGGCACAAGTTTCAGCATCGAAACCGTATTTCGCACGTGTGTAGCCAATTCCTTTAATTGTATCACGAACGATACGCGGAATATCCACGTAAGCGGACGTTGTAATTTCACCAGCAACAAGTACAAGACCTGTAGTTACGCTAGTTTCACACGCAACACGTGCATTTGCATCCTTAGCTAGGATAGCATCTAAAATGGAATCTGAAATCTGGTCACAAATTTTGTCCGGATGGCCCTCTGTAACAGATTCAGAAGTAAATAGACGTTTCTTTGACATCATATTTCCTCCTTGGAAGTTAGTATATTGCAGGCAAAAGCCTGATTTTTACGGAACTCGTTTCCCTCATTAGTTTCAACTATAGACACAGAATTACTTATAAAAACACAAAAACCTTCCCTGGCAAATGAGGAAAGGTTTAACATTCTGTCTTCTATCCTTTCACTCTTATCGTTCAAGGGTTTTTTACCTTGCTCAGGTTAGCACCATCACCACTATTCCTTGAAGAACTTCGCTTTATTTTCGGCGATCGATCTTGGAGTCAAGTTCAATATGGCAGGTTGCTGGGTTTCAAAGGGCCTGTCCCTCCACCAACTCGGGATAAGAGAATCCGTACAATTTAAGATATTATCGTATCTGGCTTGAATTTGTCAATGCTTTTCTAAAAAAGAACATTTCCACACAGAATAGCATTCATTTGAAAAATCATGTTGATACAACGTCCTAGAAGGGTTTACAATGCAAAATACGAATAGAAATGTTGTAAATTGCCATTAATAATAAAGTAATGAGCATCCGAAATGGAACGACATCCTTACTTTCCCTTTAGACATATATTGCTTACTTACTTCCTATTAAAATAAAATTTTCTTCATGGAAGTATATGCGATAATCCTGAATCGGTTCCTGCCGGATTAAAATGATTAACGCAACCAGCTGAAAATAATCACAAATTAAAAGAAATAGTATAGACTAATTAAATGAATGTGTTATACTAATTGTAATCTAAAAACTTAAACAAAGGAAGGTACCTCATATATGAATTCTGTAGACGTTTCTAATGAGTTACACCAATTATTAACAGGAAACAATGTGCAAACTCAACTTTCAGTTCCTCAATTGGTCGAAAAGGTATTAAGCAGAAAAGAAGGCGTTCTAACATCAACCGGTGCGGTAAAAGCTGAAACTGGCAAATATACAGGTCGTTCACCTAAAGATAAATATATCGTGGAAGAAGCATCAGTTAAAGATAAAATCGATTGGGGTCCAGTGAACCAGCCAATTTCCGAAGATGTGTTCAATAAACTATATAATAAAGTAGTTGACTACCTAAAAGCAAAAGAAGAGATTTTTGTTTTTAAAGGTTTCGCTGGTGCAGACGAAACATCACGACTTCCTATCCGTGTTGTTAATGAATATGCTTGGCATAACCTTTTCGCCCATACTTTGTTCATCCGTCCAAACGAAGAGGAACTGAGAGGTCACGAAGCTGAATTCACAATCCTTTCTGCACCTAACTTCAAAGCAGATCCGGAAGTGGACGGTACCACATCCGAAACTTTCATCATCGTTTCATTTGAACGCCGTACCATCCTGATCGGCGGAACGGAATATGCAGGAGAAATGAAAAAATCGATTTTCTCGATCATGAACTACTTACTTCCAGAGGCTGGAATCCTTCCAATGCATTGCTCTGCTAACGTAGGACGTGAAGGGGACGTCGCTTTATTCTTCGGACTGTCCGGTACAGGCAAAACGACTTTATCTGCAGACACTAGCCGTAAACTGATTGGCGATGACGAGCATGGTTGGTCTTCTAACGGTGTATTCAACATCGAAGGCGGCTGCTATGCGAAAACGATCAACCTTTCACGTGAAAAAGAACCACAAATTTTCGATGCGATCCGTTTCGGTGCCGTACTGGAAAATGTTGTTGTTGATCCGGATACACGTGAAGCGGACTATGATGACAGTTCATTGACTGAAAACACTCGTGCTGCTTACCAAATGCAAGCGATCGATAACATCGTGAACCCAAGTATTGCAGGACACCCGAATACAATCATTTTCTTGACAGCTGATGCTTCAGGCGTTCTGCCTCCAATCAGCAAGCTTTCCAAAGAACAGGCAATGTTCCACTTCCTAAGCGGATACACTAGTAAATTGGCTGGTACTGAAAGAGGCGTAACTTCACCGGAAGCTACATTCTCGACTTGCTTCGGTTCACCATTCTTACCGCTTCCAGCTACACGCTATGCCGAGATGCTTGGTGATAAAATTGACGAGCACAATGCAAAGGTATACCTTGTCAACACTGGATGGACTGGCGGAGCATACGGAACTGGAAGCCGTATGAAACTTGCTTACACCCGTGCAATGGTACAAGCGGCACTTGAAGGTGAATTAGCGAACATCGAAACGATCAAAGATGATATCTTCGGTTTGGATATCCCGCTTCATGTTCCTGGTGTTCCTGATGAAGTGCTTCAACCAATCAAGACTTGGGCAGATCCTGCAGCTTATAAAGCAGCAGCAACAGACCTTGCCGCTCAATTCCGTGCAAACTTCAAGAAATTCAAAAGCGTTCCAAGTGAAATTGAAGAACTTGGCGGACCGACAGCTTAATAAATTGTACACAAAAGGACCAAGCTCTTGCTTGGTCCTTTCAGTTTGTCGACAAGAAAAGACTCTTCCCGACCCATGATTTTAAAACGAGACTACGTTATCCTTCATGGTTTACTTTATTAAGCCAGGTATGACGAAAAACTGCGTATGCAGTCGATTACTGCCGTATATGGCACAAAGACGGCGTATACAGTCTATTACTGTCGTATATGGCGAAAAACGGCGCCTGCAGGCGATTACTGCAATATATGGCGAAAGACGGCGCCTGCAGGCGAATAACTGGCTTGCCTCCCCCGTCAGATGCCCGCGGAGAGAGGCTTCCCAGGACAGTCTCGGCGGAAAGGAAGCTGAATTCTGAAACCAACTGGAACGTTTCTACAGTCTGAAAGGACCAAGCTCTTACATAGTCCTTTTCTTCATTGGAAAAAGGGCACTGTCATAGTCAGCGCCCCCTTTATCCTTATTCCGTCATCGATGTTTGTCCAAGTTTTTAGATGATCGCTTTATTCCTGGCTTTTTTCATGGACATCGTTTTATATTGATATATATTGCCCAGGTTGGCCACCGGGACATCTGTTTTAGTTGCATCAATGCAATTGCGTGTATCCAAAATCAATTTATTGCTCATGAGATTCGATAGCTTATCATAATCCATCTGTTTAAATTCATCATGGTCAGTCAGGACAAGTATCAAGTCGGCATCATTTACAGCGTCTTCGACTGATACGACTGGCATCTTTCCAGATTGGACATGCGGATCATGCAAGGCTACATCCATGTTTTCCATCCCCATCAAGATATTGACGACATCAATGGCGGGACTTTCACGAATATCATCTACATTTCCCTTGTATGCAAGACCGAAAACGGCTACTTTTGGCTTCCGGATGCCCTCTAGCATCATCCTTACGGAATTAACGATGTAATAAGGCATCGATACGTTGGTATCACGGGCCAATTTAATGATTCTCGCATACTCTGGTGCCTTTGCAACGACGAAATACGGGTCGACCGCTAAACAATGGCCGCCAACTCCTGGCCCTGGTTGATGTATATTGACACGAGGGTGCTTGTTTGCCATCGATATGACATCCAAAACATTGATGTCCAGCTCGAAACAGATTTTCGTCAGCTCATTCGCAAGGGCAATATTGACATCCCTGAAGGTGTTTTCCATCAGTTTGGACATTTCAGCCGTTTTCGCATCCGTCTGAATGATCTCCCCTTGAACGAAGGTTTTATAAACAAGACTTCCTTTATATGAGCATGTTTCCGTGATGCCCCCGACGATACGGTTATTATGAACCAACTCTTCAAGAATCCTTCCAGGTAAAACACGTTCCGGACAATGAACGAGGAAAATGTCTTTTCCGATGGTAAGGCCCGTCCTTTCGATCATCGGTCTAATATGATCATCCATACTTCTCGGCGCTATCGTCGATTCGATAATGATGACATTCCCTTTTTTGATAAAAGGAAGAATGTTGGACGTTGCATCCATGACATGAGTTAAATCACAAGATTGATGTATGTCCTTTTTATTTGGTGTAGGCACCGCGATAATGAAAACATCCGCATGTTCCGGGCTTAACTCAGCTCGGAACTTATTGGAAATAAGCACTTCTTGCAATACCTCTTCCAAACCTGGTTCTTCGATATGGAGCCTGCCGCTATTCAAATTGGAAATAATCTCAGGATGGATATCCACGCCGACAACATCGACACCGTGTTTCGCAAACATTAAAGAAGTTGGAAGTCCTATATAACCAAGTCCGATCGTACAAAGTTTCATATAAACCACTCCTATCTATTTTTCTGCTACACTCAAATTCGTTAGGCTGTTTGATAGATTTCGATAAAGATTTCCTTCTCTTGTTTCCAATTGTATTTTTGTCGCGCCTTCAGGCAGTTATTGCTCATTTCCGCCCTTTTTTCAGGATGTTTCAATAAGTAATTGACGCCTTCGGCAATTGATTTTGGATCATGTGAATCGACACACACACCGATTTTTTCCGTATCGACAACCTTTTGAATTTCAGGAAAGCTGCAGGCAACCACAGGCACACCGCTCATCATGTATTCAAACAATTTATTTGAAGATGCGGAGTAGTGATTAAAGCAGACATTATTCAATATCTGAAAACCTAAATACGCATTTTTTGTATAATGGAGCAGCTCGTCGACCGGAACCTTCGGCAGGAACTTCACACGATGCTCCAGATTCATATCGCTTACCTTTTTCACTAATTCATCCTTGATCCTTCCATCCCCGATAAAGACTACCGTCCCGCCTTCGATCATCGGTACAGCATCAACCAATTGCTCTAATCCTCTTCCCATTTGAACGCCGCCTTGGTATAACAATATCGGTTCATTCTCTGGCAAATCGAGCAGCTCATGCAAATTCACGGCCGTACTTTCCTCAGGATTGGTCGGAATCGGGTAGTTATGGACCACTTTGGGATACAGACCATATAAGTCTTCGTTATACTTAGCTCTTGTATGGTTTTCGGCAATCATTTCATCGACGAACATTAATAGGAATTTCTCCATCATCCCGTAAATTCGGCTATTATATCCCGTTCTGCTCGTTTGCACCTCATGCGAGTCATAAATCAGCTTTTTCCTTCTCAACCATTTACTGCTGATCGCTCCCTGCATGAGCGTATTCAAGTCATTCGAATGATAAAAATCATATTTCCTTTTCCGGCCATGATAAATCATTTGACCGAAAATATAGCTCCTTGTTAATAGGGTCGGCAGCTTCGTTTTAGTGATGATCATGGTGCACATCGCAAGGAGTGCAAGGGAACCGAACAGTATTCCCGATCCCAGCCAGCCGTTGATCAAGTTCAAGTTCCACAACGTATTCCAGACCAGTAAGGCCAATAAGACGATTTCAAACTTCTTTTTCTTCAATTTGCCTACGATCCTGAGAACCTTATGAAGCGCCTCCCAGCGGTTATTCACCCTAGTGACGGAGAAACCATTTTGGTGTTTCTCCTTTTTGGGCAAGCCCTCGATTTTCCAGTTATGAATGGCAATTAAATCGACTTCATAACCAGCTTCAGTAAGTGCTGTGCACTCTCTTAGAACCCTCGCATCGTTTGTAAAGTGATTCCACACGAACATACATACTTTCTTCGCCATGTTGTCCTCCACTTCCGGATTTTTCAGCCTGACGCTTCCATCACATTGATGAGACCTTTAATATTTTTAGACCATTGAAAATGTTGTTTAGCATACCGATGACCGTTTTCCCCCAGTTCTTCACGAAGGGCTGGATCCGAGGCCATGGTCAAGATATGCTGA
This window encodes:
- the pckA gene encoding phosphoenolpyruvate carboxykinase (ATP) produces the protein MNSVDVSNELHQLLTGNNVQTQLSVPQLVEKVLSRKEGVLTSTGAVKAETGKYTGRSPKDKYIVEEASVKDKIDWGPVNQPISEDVFNKLYNKVVDYLKAKEEIFVFKGFAGADETSRLPIRVVNEYAWHNLFAHTLFIRPNEEELRGHEAEFTILSAPNFKADPEVDGTTSETFIIVSFERRTILIGGTEYAGEMKKSIFSIMNYLLPEAGILPMHCSANVGREGDVALFFGLSGTGKTTLSADTSRKLIGDDEHGWSSNGVFNIEGGCYAKTINLSREKEPQIFDAIRFGAVLENVVVDPDTREADYDDSSLTENTRAAYQMQAIDNIVNPSIAGHPNTIIFLTADASGVLPPISKLSKEQAMFHFLSGYTSKLAGTERGVTSPEATFSTCFGSPFLPLPATRYAEMLGDKIDEHNAKVYLVNTGWTGGAYGTGSRMKLAYTRAMVQAALEGELANIETIKDDIFGLDIPLHVPGVPDEVLQPIKTWADPAAYKAAATDLAAQFRANFKKFKSVPSEIEELGGPTA
- a CDS encoding glycosyltransferase, which codes for MAKKVCMFVWNHFTNDARVLRECTALTEAGYEVDLIAIHNWKIEGLPKKEKHQNGFSVTRVNNRWEALHKVLRIVGKLKKKKFEIVLLALLVWNTLWNLNLINGWLGSGILFGSLALLAMCTMIITKTKLPTLLTRSYIFGQMIYHGRKRKYDFYHSNDLNTLMQGAISSKWLRRKKLIYDSHEVQTSRTGYNSRIYGMMEKFLLMFVDEMIAENHTRAKYNEDLYGLYPKVVHNYPIPTNPEESTAVNLHELLDLPENEPILLYQGGVQMGRGLEQLVDAVPMIEGGTVVFIGDGRIKDELVKKVSDMNLEHRVKFLPKVPVDELLHYTKNAYLGFQILNNVCFNHYSASSNKLFEYMMSGVPVVACSFPEIQKVVDTEKIGVCVDSHDPKSIAEGVNYLLKHPEKRAEMSNNCLKARQKYNWKQEKEIFIEIYQTA
- a CDS encoding TIGR01212 family radical SAM protein (This family includes YhcC from E. coli K-12, an uncharacterized radical SAM protein.), with translation MIQANPFIYATDNKRYHTWNYHLREHFGHKVFKVALDGGFDCPNRDGTVAHGGCTFCSASGSGDFAGNRVEPLDIQFKQISERMHHKWKDGKYMAYFQAFTNTHAPVAELREKYESVLTQEGVVGLSIATRPDCLPDDVVEYLAELNERTYLWVELGLQTVHEKTATMINRAHDFDCYKEGVDKLRKHGIRVCSHIINGLPQEDYGMMMETAREVAKLDVQGIKIHLLHLLKGTPMVKQYEKGLLEFLDRDDYVSLVCDQLEIIPPEMIVHRITGDGPIDLMIGPMWSVNKWDVLNAIDAELKRRNSWQGKNHHTEVQS
- a CDS encoding gamma carbonic anhydrase, with protein sequence MIYPYKGKEPEIAESAYIAENAVVTGDVKIGDETSIWFNSVIRGDVSPTIIGKKVSIQDNSVLHQSPNNPLIIEDEVTIGHQVILHSCKIRKGALIGMGSIVLDEAEIGEGAFIGAGSLVPQGKVIPPNMLAFGRPAKVIREINEEDRQDMERIVREYAEKGQYYKTAERIK
- a CDS encoding nucleotide sugar dehydrogenase gives rise to the protein MKLCTIGLGYIGLPTSLMFAKHGVDVVGVDIHPEIISNLNSGRLHIEEPGLEEVLQEVLISNKFRAELSPEHADVFIIAVPTPNKKDIHQSCDLTHVMDATSNILPFIKKGNVIIIESTIAPRSMDDHIRPMIERTGLTIGKDIFLVHCPERVLPGRILEELVHNNRIVGGITETCSYKGSLVYKTFVQGEIIQTDAKTAEMSKLMENTFRDVNIALANELTKICFELDINVLDVISMANKHPRVNIHQPGPGVGGHCLAVDPYFVVAKAPEYARIIKLARDTNVSMPYYIVNSVRMMLEGIRKPKVAVFGLAYKGNVDDIRESPAIDVVNILMGMENMDVALHDPHVQSGKMPVVSVEDAVNDADLILVLTDHDEFKQMDYDKLSNLMSNKLILDTRNCIDATKTDVPVANLGNIYQYKTMSMKKARNKAII
- a CDS encoding alpha/beta hydrolase, with product MWKWETEGDAKGVIVIIHGAMEHHGRYKWVTQMWLSAGYHVVMGDLPGQGMTTRAYRGHIDSFDEYLDEVKSWIEEAYEYSLPVFLLGHSMGGLISIRLLQEEEWDIAGVILSSPCLGLVTKPPKFLTTISHGLNIVMPQFRVDSGLTPEMATRSAEIRESDRNDTLYITKVSIRWYRELAQAMKDAFEEIPEFQDVPLLVMQGGDDRIVNKKAVREWFNYNLASEKQYKEWPKLYHEIFNEPERDDVFQYALSFVENRLKILGYVV
- the metK gene encoding methionine adenosyltransferase; translated protein: MMSKKRLFTSESVTEGHPDKICDQISDSILDAILAKDANARVACETSVTTGLVLVAGEITTSAYVDIPRIVRDTIKGIGYTRAKYGFDAETCAVLSSIDEQSADIAAGVDKALEAREGNMSEEEIDAIGAGDQGLMFGFACNETEELMPLPISLAHKLSFRLAQVRKDETLAYLRPDGKTQVTVEYDENNVPVRVDTIVISTQHDAEITLEQIQADLKEHVIKAVVPAELIDADTKYFINPTGRFVIGGPQGDAGLTGRKIIVDTYGGYARHGGGAFSGKDATKVDRSAAYAARYVAKNIVAAGLADKAEVQLAYAIGVAEPVSISIDTFGTGTVSEEVLVDLVRANFDLRPAGIIKMLDLRRPIYKQTAAYGHFGRTDVDLPWERTDKAETLKAQA
- a CDS encoding class I SAM-dependent methyltransferase encodes the protein MKLDRILPFARILLEKAVRPGDITIDGTMGNGFDTAFLAGLTGVNGHVYSFDIQKEALHTTAAKLEAENLQERCTLIHDGHEHLSKYIKNEHSGKVTGAIFNLGYLPGGNKSIITQADTTISAIEQLFELLAPEGIIILVIYHGHPGGSEERDALMDYVENFPQQKAHILKYGFINQANNPPFIVAIEKR